The segment CCCCGCCGGCAGGCCCTATTGTTCCCCGACACAGACGGGCCGCGCCTGCTGGGGCGGCGCGGCATGGTGTCCGACGACACCGAGCACGCTTTGATGACTGCTCTCGCGGTGTTGGCTTCGGGCGATGACACCGCGGAATTCGCGGCCTGCCTGGCGCGACAATTGCGGAAGTGGATTTTGGAATTGCCGGCGGCCACCGGGCTGGCGACGCTGAAAGCCTGTATGCGCCTGCTGGCAGGATACGGACCAGATCGCAGCGGGGTGTTTTCCGCCGGTAACGGGCCGTGTATGCGAGCTCCCATCCTGGGTGTGTGCTTCCACGACGACTCAGCCAGACTCGCCGCGATGGTGAGGGCGTCAACGCGCATCACGCACACCGATCCCAAGGCCGAGTGGGGCGCCCTGGCCGTCGCGATGGCGGCGGCACACGCCGCCCGCGAAGGAGCCATTGCCCCACCGGATTTTGCGGCTTTCGTCGAGGCGGCGTTGCCGGTCGAGGCTGTTGAACTCTTCGCACTGGTGAAGTCAGCGCAGGAGAGCGCGCAGCGCGGCG is part of the Armatimonadota bacterium genome and harbors:
- a CDS encoding ADP-ribosylglycohydrolase family protein, with the translated sequence MTEARWQDAIAGCLLGGAVGDAVGLACEGLTPRRQALLFPDTDGPRLLGRRGMVSDDTEHALMTALAVLASGDDTAEFAACLARQLRKWILELPAATGLATLKACMRLLAGYGPDRSGVFSAGNGPCMRAPILGVCFHDDSARLAAMVRASTRITHTDPKAEWGALAVAMAAAHAAREGAIAPPDFAAFVEAALPVEAVELFALVKSAQESAQRGDTTERFAANCGFDHGVSGYVYHTVPVALHAWMRSPNDLRTAVLATVRCGGDTDTVAAIVGGIIGAGTGRAGVPQDWLDRLMEWPRTVGWMESMSGQLARARNGRTSGAYRDAPYPAVLLRNVFFAALVIVHGFRRLAPPY